Proteins from a genomic interval of Molothrus ater isolate BHLD 08-10-18 breed brown headed cowbird chromosome 10, BPBGC_Mater_1.1, whole genome shotgun sequence:
- the PHC3 gene encoding polyhomeotic-like protein 3 isoform X4 encodes MENEANTTTCSAPTTTVTTTSTSRTPLPQISVYSGSDRHAVQVIQQALHRPPSSAAQYLQQMYAAQQQHLMLQTAALQQQHLSSTQFQSLATVPQIISRSQTSNTTSSSITQQTMLLGSTSPTLSASQAQMYLRAQMLIFTPATTVAAVQSDIPVVSSSSSSSCQSAATQVQNLTVRSQKLGVLSSSQNGPPKSSSQSQSLCPSKAASSSKGSSDPSESNRKGESPAPECRSTPVTRTSSIHHLIAPASYSPLQPHSLVKHQQIPLHSPPPKISHHQLILQQQQQQVQPIALQTPPGQEPPPSQHCLPLPSHALPPAPSSAQSHCSPIHIHPPPLTLSPTPSQSAQQSVVVSPPPSHSPSQSPTIIIHPQALIQSQASSLVPAALQPEPAAPQAAAANPARPSQPLSLPQHLPLPPSPAVHIGAVEPPSLVSPGQQLVSSTPHQQYPALQSAPIPLAAPPQLSAPSTQIQPLPLQSVQSLQVQPEILSQGQVLVQNTLVSEEELPAAEALVQLPFQTLPPPQTVAVNLQVQPSVPIETPVIYQVENVCEEEMPEDSDCVHMARTPTPPTLSPPAITLGNGEALNSEDPLSEHGGLPSVTSSVSASVIKSPSDPSHASIPPPPLLLPAATTRSNSTTMPNSIPSLENKPPQAIVKPQILTHVIEGFVIQEGLEPFPVSRSSLLVEQPAEKRLLVEGQIMSVVCVESDLQNTKHADNSSDTEIEDMIAEEGLEEIENDLLKCEFCGKMGYPNKFLRSKRFCSTSCAKRHSLSCTKKFGLFPSDKTSRWNRKSDSQSLGRRGRRPSGPEGASRDHFLRQLPITYPSAEEDLAPHEDAVPTAMTTRLRRQSERERERELRELRMRKMPESIDLLPVVQTDPSVWTVDEVWAFIHSLPGCQDIADEFRAQEIDGQALLLLKEDHLMSAMNIKLGPALKICARINSLKES; translated from the exons ATGGAGAATGAAGCCAACACAACGACATGTTCCGCACCCACCACGACCGTCACCACCACCTCCACCTCGCGCACGCCGCTGCCGCAGATCTCCGTCTACAGCGGCTCTGACAGACATGCTGTCCAG GTTATTCAGCAGGCCTTGCATCGTCCTCCTAGCTCAGCTGCTCAGTACCTCCAGCAGATGTacgcagcccagcagcagcatctaATGCTGCagactgctgctctgcagcagcagcacttaaGCAGTACCCAATTTCAGAGTCTGGCAACTGTTCCACAG ATAATAAGCCGTTCTCAGACCTCcaacaccaccagcagcagcatcacccaACAGACGATGTTGCTGGGCAGCACCTCTCCCACCCTGAGTGCCAGCCAGGCTCAAATGTATCTCCGAGCTCAGATG CTTATTTTTACTCCTGCGAccactgtggctgctgtccAGTCTGACATTCCTGTTgtctcctcatcctcctcatcttcctgtCAGTCTGCAGCTACTCAG GTTCAGAACTTGACGGTGCGCAGTCAGAAGCTGGGTGTGTTGTCAAGTTCACAGAATGGCCCaccaaagagcagcagccaaagccagTCGCTGTGCCCCAGTaaggctgccagcagctccaagggcaGCTCAGATCCCTCAGAGAGCAATAGGAAAGGGGAGAGCCCCGCCCCAGAGTGCCGCAGCACGCCCGTCACACGGACATCCAGCATCCACCACCTCATTGCACCAG CTTCATATTCTCCATTGCAACCTCATTCTCTAGTAAAACATCAGCAGATCCCACTTCATTCACCACCTCCAAAGATTTCCCATCATcagctgatcctgcagcagcagcagcagcaagtccAGCCGATTGCACTTCAGACTCCTCCGGGCCAGGAGCCgcctccatcccagcactgtctgcccctgcccagccatgcGCTGCCTCCGGCGCCCAGCAGCGCCCAGTCCCACTGCTCCCCTATCCACATCCATCCTCCCCCTCTCACGCTCTCCCCTACGCCGTCCCAGTCAGCTCAGCAGTCAGTGGTGGTGTCCCCTCCGCCGTCCCACTCCCCGAGTCAGTCACCCACCATAATTATTCACCCTCAAGCCCTTATCCAGTCCCAGGCCAGCTCGCTGGTGCCAGCGGCTCTGCAGCCCGAGCCGGCCGCTCCCCAGGCGGCCGCCGCCAACCCCGCGCGGCCATCGCAGCCGCTGAGCCTCCCGCAGCACCTGCCGCTGCCGCCCTCGCCCGCCGTGCACATCGGGGCCGTGGAGCCGCCCAGCCTGGTTTCCCCGGGCCAGCAGCTCGTGTCCTCCACGCCACACCAGCAGTATCCAGCCCTGCAATCCGCTCCCATCCCTCTGGCAGCTCCGCCTCAGCTCTCAGCACCCTCGACTCAGATTCAACCGCTGCCCCTGCAGTCTGTGCAGTCTTTACAAGTGCAGCCTGAAATTCTGTCCCAGGGCCAGGTTTTGGTTCAAAACACTTTGGTTTCTGAGGAGGAActtcctgctgcagaggcttTGGTCCAGCTGCCATTTCAAACTCTTCCACCGCCACAGACCGTCGCAGTAAATCTGCAGGTGCAGCCGTCAGTTCCGATTGAAACTCCAGTG ATTTACCAAGTGGAGAATGTGTGTGAAGAGGAGATGCCCGAGGACTCAGATTGTGTCCACATGGCAAGAACACCTACACCACCCACCTTGTCCCCACCAGCCATAACCTTGGGCAATGGAGAGGCTCTTAATTCAGAAGATCCTTTGTCAG AACATGGGGGACTGCCTTCAGTGACATCATCAGTCAGTGCCTCAGTAATTAAATCTCCATCTGATCCTTCCCATGCCTCTATTCCACCACCCCCTCTTTTGCTTCCAGCAGCAACCACAAGGAGCAACAGCACAACCATGCCCAATAGCATTCCCAGCCTAGAAAACAAACCTCCACAGGCTATTGTTAAACCCCAGATCCTGACCCACGTCATCGAAGGCTTTGTGATTCAGGAGGGGTTGGAGCCATTCCCT GTCAGTCGTTCATCTTTGCTGGTGGAACAGCCTGCAGAGAAGAGATTGCTGGTGGAGGGTCAGATCATGAGTGTGGTGTGTGTTGAATCAGACTTGCAGAACACAAAACATGCAGACAACTCATCAGACACAGAGATAGAGGATATGATTGCAGAAG AGGGACTGGAGGAAATTGAAAATGATCTTCTGAAGTGTGAATTTTGTGGAAAAATGGGATATCCCAATAAGTTTCTGCGGTCAAAAAGATTCTGCTCCACATCCTGTGCCAAAAG GCACAGCCTTAGTTGCACTAAGAAATTTGGGCTGTTTCCATCAGACAAGACCAGTCGTTGGAATCGGAAGTCAGATAGCCAAAGTCTTGGGCGACGCGGGCGTCGGCCGAGCGGCCCTGAGGGGGCGTCACGAGATCATTTTCTTAGACAG CTTCCAATTACTTATCCATCTGCAGAAGAAGATCTGGCTCCTCATGAAGACGCTGTTCCAACGGCCATGACCACGCGCCTGCGGAGGCAGAGTGAGAGGGAGAGGGAGCGGGAGCTTCGGGagctgaggatgaggaagatgCCAGAGAGCATCGACCTCTTACCAGTGGTGCAGACTGACCCCTCAGTATGGACTGTCGATGAAGTTTGGGCCTTTATACATTCTCTGCCTG GTTGTCAAGATATTGCAGATGAATTTAGAGCACAAGAAATTGATGGACAAGCTCTCCTTTTGTTGAAGGAGGATCACCTTATGAGTGCAATGAATATTAAGCTTGGACCTGCATTGAAAATCTGTGCACGTATCAATTCCTTGAAAGAATCCTAG